The DNA region TCAGAAGGCGTCATGTAATCCAATGCCTCACTTAAACGTTCATCATTATACCATCTAATAAAGTCGTCAATATTCTCAAAACGTTCATCAAATTCCTTATCTAAAATATCAAAAAATTTTTCATTCTTCCCATTTGTTTGAGGATGTCGCTTTTGGGATGGTATGAACACAATCCCCAATTCCTCAAGTGTCATTTGAAAAGCATGGTTTGCTTTACCCTCTTTATCAAATTTATTTGCTATAAATTGGGTTCCTCTGTCACTATTCAAACAATAAGGAATTACGCCATGTTCATTAATAGCATTATATAGAGCAAATAAAGAATTTTTTGTAGTCTCACTGCCTATAATATAACCCATAATCCTTCTTGAGCAGTCGTCAATATATACGAGAATATGCTTTTCAGTCAACTTTATTGATTTTATTTTATGCCAGTCAGTGTGCCACATATAATTTGGAATTGGCCACTCATAGCGTTTGTATTTTCTTGGCTTTCTTCGTTTCAGAAAAGGTTTCTGAAACCC from Candidatus Woesearchaeota archaeon includes:
- a CDS encoding transposase family protein, whose product is MPINRIALAQKINRKTVWEINKKFKIRGNDGLETHKSGRPFESLNINFCNLVIKEWKNNKCGARKLHAVFKRKGFGVSKRKIEQVMIKEGFQKPFLKRRKPRKYKRYEWPIPNYMWHTDWHKIKSIKLTEKHILVYIDDCSRRIMGYIIGSETTKNSLFALYNAINEHGVIPYCLNSDRGTQFIANKFDKEGKANHAFQMTLEELGIVFIPSQKRHPQTNGKNEKFFDILDKEFDERFENIDDFIRWYNDERLSEALDYMTPSEAYKKRL